One Paracoccaceae bacterium genomic region harbors:
- a CDS encoding GNAT family N-acetyltransferase yields MAGDLSGWRPPPGPGRPVLAGRHVRLEPLDPSRHGADLIAAMAAAPEVFGYLPYGPFPDAAAHRAWLEQAAQRDDVVFLSLVPTGGGAAGLASYLRIDPAAGSIEVGHICLTPALQRSPAATEAMVLMMGHAFALGYRRYEWKCDAANLPSRRAAQRLGFSFEGVFRQAAVVKGRNRDTAWYAVIDGEWPALRVAFDRWLDADNFDSAGRQRQALSDLTRPLLAARDPVLPG; encoded by the coding sequence ATGGCGGGCGATCTGTCGGGGTGGCGGCCACCGCCGGGGCCGGGGCGTCCGGTGCTCGCGGGGCGGCATGTGCGGCTGGAACCGCTGGATCCGTCCCGGCATGGCGCCGATCTCATCGCCGCGATGGCGGCTGCGCCCGAGGTGTTCGGCTATCTGCCCTATGGCCCCTTTCCCGACGCGGCCGCGCATCGCGCCTGGCTGGAGCAGGCGGCGCAGCGTGACGACGTGGTGTTCCTGTCGCTCGTTCCGACGGGCGGCGGGGCGGCGGGCCTTGCCTCCTACCTGCGGATCGACCCGGCGGCGGGCTCGATCGAGGTCGGTCACATCTGCCTGACCCCCGCCTTGCAGCGCAGCCCGGCGGCGACCGAGGCGATGGTGCTGATGATGGGGCATGCCTTCGCGCTCGGCTACCGCCGCTACGAATGGAAATGCGACGCGGCCAACCTGCCGTCGCGGCGTGCCGCGCAGCGTCTGGGGTTCTCGTTCGAGGGCGTGTTCCGGCAGGCGGCCGTGGTCAAGGGGCGCAACCGCGACACCGCCTGGTACGCGGTGATCGACGGCGAGTGGCCAGCCCTTCGCGTGGCCTTCGACCGGTGGCTGGATGCCGACAACTTCGATTCCGCCGGACGGCAGCGTCAGGCC